ACGACGCACGCAAGCAGCGCATCACGGTCGCTTACTGATCAAGCGGTGCGGATGGCGACATGCCATCCGCACCATTTCGTTCAATGCGCGCCGTCAGTGCGCGTGATCATGGTCGTGGCCATCGGCATCCATGTGGTCATGATCGTGATCCGCCGGCTCGCCCTGCGGATCGTCATGGTGGTGATGCTCGTGATCACCATGTCCGTCGTCAGCCTCCCTGCCCGCCATCGCTTCGAACGCGGCCTGATCCATCGTGGGCAACTGCTTGACGAAAGCCACCATGTCCCAGATGGCCGCATCGTCATGACTGCGCCCCCAGGCCGGCATGGCCGTGAGTTTCACACCGTGCTTGATGACCCAGAACGCCTCGGCCGGATCGTGCACCCCGTGCTTGGAGAGATTTGGCGGCTGCGGATAGAGCCCCTCGCGCAATTCCGTTTGCGTCATTCCCGGTGCGAGATGGCACGAGGTGCACATTTCCGCGTAATGCTCCGCACCGCGACGGATGCGCTGCGGATCGTCGAGATCAGGCACCGTGATGCCTCCCGCATGACGCTCGATGGAGCGGTCGCGCAAGGTCTCGACGACACGCTCAGTCAACGCCCAGTGCGGTCGATCCGCCGCAATGTCGTAGCTTCCGGACACCACAAACGCCGCTGCTGCCGCGGCGGCCAGCACGAGCACAAGCAACACAATAGCTATGGTCTTCTTCATGGCACTCCCCTTCAAAGCCAGATACGCACACCAGCGACCCAGGTCGTTTCCCGTGCGTGCACTTCCGGCACACCGGGCATGTCGTTGAAACTGCCGAAGCGACGCGTCCAGTTCACGCCCACGTACGGCGCAAACTTGCGGCTGAACTCGTAACGCAGGCGCATCCCCGCCTCCACGTTCGACAGGCCGGACGAGATGCCGCGTCGCGGATCGTCCTTGCCGTAGAAGTTCAGCTCCACCTGTGGCGTCAGGATCAATCGCTGCGTGAACCGCATGTCGTAGCTGGTTTCCAGCCGCAGCGCGGTGCGCCCTTCCTCACCGACGTAGAACGTCGCCTGTGTTTCGAACCAGTAAGGCGCAAGACCTTCCACGCCGGCAGCAAGCCACTGGCGGTCAGGCCCTTGTCCGAAGTCGTGCCGCGCACCCAGTTGCCAATCCCAGAAGCTCGCGAAGGCATGACTCCACAGTGCCTCCACGCGGCCATCCTGCGTGCCGCTGCTGTCGCGCTCGCCTTCGGTCTTCAGCCACAGGCGGTTGATCGCATTGCCGTACCAGCCTTCGGCTTCCCAGCTGGTCGCATAGTCACCGGAGGTACTGCGGCTGCGCTCCAGGCGATCGAGCGTGAACATGCCGAGCGATGCGTTGTCGTCCATCTGCATCATCGCGTTCATCTGCGCTGGCGTCATGTCATGTGGAACGGATTGCGGTGGCGGCGGTGGCACGTGGTCGTTCGGGGGCAAGACTTTTGCCTCTGTCCCCGCCATACCGGGCATGCTGCTCATGTCATGGCCAGAGTGATCCATGGCGGCGTGCTGCGCGTCATCCTTCGTGGGTGCGGCATCATGCTGATCATGCGTAGGCGCCTGCTTGTCAGCGGCCGGCGGCATCACCATGCCGGGCATGTTCTGCATGTTCTGCATATCCATGCTCTGCGCGAACGCAGCCACCGGCAACACGCCCAGGCATGCGGAAATCCAAAGCGAAAGCGATCGGCTCATGCCACCACCACCTCGCGGAACATGCCCGCCTCCATGTGGTAAAGCAGATGGCAGTGATAGGCCCAGCGCCCAAGCGCGTCCGCGCTCACGCGATAGGCCACTTGCTGCGCTGGTTGCACCATCACCGTGTGCTTGCGCGCCTGGAAGTCACCATTGGGCGATTCGAGCTCGCTCCACATGCCATGCAGGTGGATGGGGTGCGTCATCATCGTGTCGTTCACCAACACGATGCGCACGTGTTCGCCATGGCGTAGGCGCAGCGGTTCAGCGCGCGAATAGCGCTTGCCATCGAACGACCAGAGATAGCGCTCCATATTGCCGGTGAGCCGCAGCGTGAGTTCGCGGTCCACGTTAGGCGAAATAGGCGCATCGACGGCATGCAGGTCCGCATAGGTAAGTACGCGGCGCCCGTTGTCGCGCAAGCCGACGCCCGGATCGTCGAGATTGGTGCGTGGCGTAGGCACGCGCATGTCCACTTCAGGCCCCGTCCTCAAGGGTTCGGTCGGCGTGTCGTGATGCGACATCGACATGGCCATGCCTGGCATCGCCATCATGTCCATGCCGGACATGTCGTGTCCCATCGCGGCGTGATCCATCGTGCCCATCATGTCGCCCATGCTGAGCAAGGGCCGGCGATCCAGCGTTGGTACGTCCGCCACCATGCCGGCGTGCGGCGCCAGCGTGGCCCGCGCATAGCCGGTGCGATCCATGCTCTGCGCAAAGATGGTCCATGCGCGATCCGTCGACGGTTGCACGATCACGTCATACGTCTCGGCCGTGCCGATGCGGAACTCCTCCACGGTCACCGGCTCGATAGCTTGCCCGTCCGCCGCGACCACGGTCATTTTGAGGCCGGGAATGCGCACATCGAAGAAGGTCATCGACGAGCCATTGATGAAACGCAGGCGGATCTTTTCACCCGCATTGAACAGGCCCGTCCAGTTGCCGGCCGGCGTACAACCGTTCACCAGGTGCGTATAGGCCACGGAAGAAACATCCGCCAGATCGGTAGGATCCATGCGCATCTGGTTCCACATGCGCCGATCGGCGAGAGCCTTGGAAACGCCTTCGTTCCCGGCATCGCGCATGAAATCACCCACCGTGCGCTTGCCATAGTTGTAGTAGCCGCTCTGCTTCTTCAGATTGGCGTAGATGGTTTCCGGATCGAGATCGGTCCAGTCATTGAGCATCACGACGTAGTCGCGATCCGTCGGATAGCGCTCGCCCTCGCGCGGCCCAATCACGATCGGGCCGTACAAGCCGGTCTGTTCCTGGAAACGCGAATGACTGTGGTACCAATAGGTGCCCGACTGGTTCACGGTGAACTGGTAGGTGTATTCACCACCCGCCGGAATACCATCGAAACTCAAGCCTGGCACGCCATCCATATCCGCCGGCAACACGATGCCGTGCCAATGGATGGAGCTGGCCACGTTGAGCCGGTTGCGCACACGCAGTGTCACCGTCTCGCCCTGCCGCCAACGCAGCAGCGGCGCCGGCAATTGGCCGTTCACTACGGTGGCCATGCGCTGACGCCCCGTGAAATCGACCGGCAGCTCACCAATCTCCAGATCGATACGGTTACCGCTCAACTCCGCACGCGGCCCAGCCGCCTGCGCCAGTGCATTACCGCGCCACAACCCCAGCCCGGCAGCCACGCCACCCAGCACCAATCCTTGTACGAAACGCCGACGCGGCAGCTGAAAGCCGTGCGGTTCCTGCTTGTTCATTGCCTTGACTCCGCTATGCGCGCCCGCGACGCAGACGCATCTAGTCGGCCGACAAACGTCGGCCCGTTGCTATCAACGGAGAATCAGGCGACCGGAGGCCGCAAAGGCGGTTCGTAGGCAGGCTGCGGGGTACGTTCCCGGCGCGCTTGAACATGAGCGCCATCCGCCTGCACGTGCAACACATGCGGCACTATCGATGCGGGCACGCTAGCCGGCGCATGCGCGCAGCAGCTATCCGCACTGAGCGTCGACGCATGGGTTGCCCCATGGTCCGGTGCGGCGTGCTGCATGGCCATCATGCCCATCGCGTCTGCCGCAGGGCAGCAGTCGTCATGACGCGGCATGGACCACGCCACGCTGGACAGCGTAAGCCACGCGCACAGAGCCAGCACCATCAAGGTGCGGCAACGGCGCAGGTGGCGGAACAGGTGGCGGGTCATGAGGTCGAGGATAGTCGTGTGGTGGCGGGGGCTCAACTCTGGAGGTGGCTCCACGCGGTATGAGAGAGGTTGTCCTGCGAGTGCGATGTGCAGCTCCGCTGCACGAGCCGTCGGCTCGGCGCTTTTGATCGTCGGCCCCCCCCCCCCCTGTGCGGCGGTGAGGGGTGGACGATCAGGCCCGCAGGGGGGATCGGCAAGGATGCCGATCCCTTTTCGTCGGGGCAGGAGCCCTGTCGAAAAGCCCGGCCGCCCCTCACGAACTGGCCGGCTTCACCGGCCAGCGCCAAGTGGGGGTGCCCTTCTCTTCGGTTACCGTTCTCTTGGGCAAGCAAGAGAAAGTGACTCGGCCTCCGGCAGGAGGTCGAAAGCCCGCCGCAGGCGAGCCAGATCGCCGTAGCGCGACAACCGAGCGAAAAGTCACTGGACCCCTGCCTACGCAGGGGTGACGACACAAACGGTGAGGCTAGGTTGCCCCCTCACCCCAACCCTCTCCCCAAAGGGGAGAGGGAGAAAAGCACGCGCCCCGCAGCGCCCTTCCCAAGAAAAGAAAAACAGAAGCAAGGGACCCCCCTCCCCTATAATGTCCCACCTCCCGGCGCCCCCATCCCATGAACTATCGTCACGCCTACCACGCCGGCAACTTCGCCGATGTCCTCAAGCACACCGTGCTGCTCGCGCTAATCGAGGCATTGCAGGCGAAGCCCACCCCGTTCGCCTTCGTCGACACGCACGCCGGCAGCGGTTGCTATGCGCTCGACAGCGTCGAGGCCGGTAAGACGGGCGAATACAAGGATGGCATTACGCGCCTGCTGTTCCCCGATATGCATGGCAGCCATGGCAAGACGGAGCCCCTGCCTCCGCTGCTGCGGCGCTGGCTCGACGCCATCCTGCGCGTGCCGGGTAACGAGAGTGGCCTGAAGCTTTACCCCGGTTCACCGCTGCAGGTGGCAAATGCCATGCGCGCCAACGACAGCGCGCAGCTGTGCGAATTGCATCCGGAAGAAGCCACGCGCCTGCGCGATCTGTTTCATCACGATCATCGCGTGCACGTGCACCAGCGCAACGGCTACGAGGCACTGAAGGCGCTGCTGCCGCCGAAGGAGAAGCGCGGTCTCGTGCTGATCGATCCGCCCTATGAAGCACAGGAAGCCGAGTACCGCGTGATCGAGCGGGCACTGAAAGGCGCTCTGCAGCGCTGGCCCACCGGTGTCTACGCCGTGTGGTATCCGATCAAGTTGCGCAGCCAGGTGCAACCGTTTCATCGCTGGCTGCAGCATTGCGGCGTGCGCCGGGTGCTGCGGGCTGAGTTGCTGGTGCATCCGGATGACTCGCCGCTGCGCCTCAATGGTTCGGGCATGGTGATTCTCAATGCGCCGTGGAAGCTGGACGAGGTACTGCGTGATGCCCTGCGCGCGATGGCACCGCTGCTGTCGCAGGAACATCCCGCGAAGTGGCGACTCGACTGGCTATTGGAAGATAGCGCCGGCTGAACGTGCGAACGAGCTTCCACACGCTGTATACCTTCCGTGCGGTGAGCCCGTTAAGCTCAAATCAGTCCACGGGGAAAGCGGCCATGAAACAGCACGTCACCAACACCCTTCTGCGCAGCGCCATCGCTACCGGCCTGCTGGCGCTGGCGGCCTGTGCACCCGCGCCTATCTACAAACCCTCACCCACCACCGTAGCGACAACGCCGAACATCGTGGCGCAATCGCCGGGCCAGTACGCCAATGCTGACGTGATCTGGGGTGGCCAGGTTGTCGAGGTACGCAACCTCGCCGATCACAGCGAAGTGGAGATCGTGGGTTATCCGCTCGACAGCTCGCAGCGTCCTAAGCTGGCCAGTAACGGTGGCTGGGGCCGTTTCATCGCCGTGATGCCGGGCTATGTGGAGCCCTTTGACTATCCCGACCGGCTCGTTGATCACCTTGGCGGGCCGCATCACCAGCACCCGCGACGGCAAGGTGGGCGAAGCCAACTACGTGTTCCCACTGGTGAGCGTCGCCCAATCGCACCGGTGGACACCCGATGAAATGAACGCAGGGAAG
This genomic window from Dyella terrae contains:
- a CDS encoding copper resistance system multicopper oxidase, whose translation is MNKQEPHGFQLPRRRFVQGLVLGGVAAGLGLWRGNALAQAAGPRAELSGNRIDLEIGELPVDFTGRQRMATVVNGQLPAPLLRWRQGETVTLRVRNRLNVASSIHWHGIVLPADMDGVPGLSFDGIPAGGEYTYQFTVNQSGTYWYHSHSRFQEQTGLYGPIVIGPREGERYPTDRDYVVMLNDWTDLDPETIYANLKKQSGYYNYGKRTVGDFMRDAGNEGVSKALADRRMWNQMRMDPTDLADVSSVAYTHLVNGCTPAGNWTGLFNAGEKIRLRFINGSSMTFFDVRIPGLKMTVVAADGQAIEPVTVEEFRIGTAETYDVIVQPSTDRAWTIFAQSMDRTGYARATLAPHAGMVADVPTLDRRPLLSMGDMMGTMDHAAMGHDMSGMDMMAMPGMAMSMSHHDTPTEPLRTGPEVDMRVPTPRTNLDDPGVGLRDNGRRVLTYADLHAVDAPISPNVDRELTLRLTGNMERYLWSFDGKRYSRAEPLRLRHGEHVRIVLVNDTMMTHPIHLHGMWSELESPNGDFQARKHTVMVQPAQQVAYRVSADALGRWAYHCHLLYHMEAGMFREVVVA
- a CDS encoding copper resistance protein B is translated as MSRSLSLWISACLGVLPVAAFAQSMDMQNMQNMPGMVMPPAADKQAPTHDQHDAAPTKDDAQHAAMDHSGHDMSSMPGMAGTEAKVLPPNDHVPPPPPQSVPHDMTPAQMNAMMQMDDNASLGMFTLDRLERSRSTSGDYATSWEAEGWYGNAINRLWLKTEGERDSSGTQDGRVEALWSHAFASFWDWQLGARHDFGQGPDRQWLAAGVEGLAPYWFETQATFYVGEEGRTALRLETSYDMRFTQRLILTPQVELNFYGKDDPRRGISSGLSNVEAGMRLRYEFSRKFAPYVGVNWTRRFGSFNDMPGVPEVHARETTWVAGVRIWL
- a CDS encoding c-type cytochrome, which produces MKKTIAIVLLVLVLAAAAAAAFVVSGSYDIAADRPHWALTERVVETLRDRSIERHAGGITVPDLDDPQRIRRGAEHYAEMCTSCHLAPGMTQTELREGLYPQPPNLSKHGVHDPAEAFWVIKHGVKLTAMPAWGRSHDDAAIWDMVAFVKQLPTMDQAAFEAMAGREADDGHGDHEHHHHDDPQGEPADHDHDHMDADGHDHDHAH
- a CDS encoding 23S rRNA (adenine(2030)-N(6))-methyltransferase RlmJ, translated to MNYRHAYHAGNFADVLKHTVLLALIEALQAKPTPFAFVDTHAGSGCYALDSVEAGKTGEYKDGITRLLFPDMHGSHGKTEPLPPLLRRWLDAILRVPGNESGLKLYPGSPLQVANAMRANDSAQLCELHPEEATRLRDLFHHDHRVHVHQRNGYEALKALLPPKEKRGLVLIDPPYEAQEAEYRVIERALKGALQRWPTGVYAVWYPIKLRSQVQPFHRWLQHCGVRRVLRAELLVHPDDSPLRLNGSGMVILNAPWKLDEVLRDALRAMAPLLSQEHPAKWRLDWLLEDSAG
- a CDS encoding Slp family lipoprotein, which codes for MWSPLTIPTGSLITLAGRITSTRDGKVGEANYVFPLVSVAQSHRWTPDEMNAGKSNVSFGVGVGGVIR